The following are from one region of the Nostoc cf. commune SO-36 genome:
- a CDS encoding ATP-binding protein, with amino-acid sequence MMARSLRVAPEYIEKVKSAPQFNGYPSQQSLATDIGFSLSTVKSFLTGKPVDYLNFVELSKKLGLEWQDIAYKEPETQPNQPQPPNGEASPFITGAPITQPRYFFGREKELKRLFNLLKRHPLQNAAIIGKKRSGKTSLLHYLRNITITPAEQLRPAQKSDWLPHPENYCWIFVDLQDARMQSREGLLKYILESLKMQVPTPCDLDRFMQVVSDNLHFPTVILLDEISVGLERCPELDDGFWECLRSLATNHTGGNLAFVLATPESPIEMVRNTGHSSPFFNIFGYTAYLGALTEKEVRELIASSPIAFTDEDVEWILTQSCCWPLLLQILCREKLFNLEEGENDDNWREEGLQQIKPFTHLLDS; translated from the coding sequence ATGATGGCGCGATCGCTCCGAGTAGCCCCTGAGTATATTGAAAAAGTAAAGTCAGCACCTCAGTTTAACGGCTATCCCAGCCAGCAGTCTTTGGCTACAGATATAGGATTTTCTCTTTCCACAGTCAAAAGCTTTCTCACTGGTAAACCTGTTGACTATCTAAATTTTGTAGAACTTAGCAAAAAACTGGGGTTAGAGTGGCAAGACATTGCATACAAAGAACCAGAAACTCAGCCAAATCAACCTCAGCCACCTAACGGGGAAGCATCACCCTTCATCACTGGCGCACCCATCACCCAGCCGCGTTACTTTTTTGGACGAGAGAAAGAATTAAAACGCCTCTTCAATCTACTCAAACGCCATCCTCTACAAAACGCCGCCATTATTGGCAAAAAGCGTAGTGGTAAAACATCCCTGCTGCACTACCTCAGAAATATCACCATTACCCCAGCAGAACAGCTGCGTCCTGCTCAAAAATCTGACTGGCTACCGCATCCAGAAAATTACTGTTGGATTTTTGTAGACTTGCAAGACGCACGAATGCAAAGCCGAGAAGGTTTACTAAAGTACATCCTAGAATCACTGAAGATGCAAGTGCCTACACCTTGCGATTTAGATCGTTTCATGCAGGTAGTCAGCGATAATTTGCATTTTCCCACAGTCATCTTACTGGATGAGATTAGTGTTGGATTGGAACGCTGTCCAGAATTAGATGATGGCTTTTGGGAATGTTTGCGGTCTTTAGCAACTAACCATACAGGAGGGAATCTAGCATTTGTCTTGGCTACTCCCGAATCACCGATTGAAATGGTGCGAAACACAGGACACAGTTCACCCTTTTTCAATATTTTCGGCTACACCGCATATCTGGGAGCATTGACTGAGAAAGAAGTGCGGGAATTGATAGCTAGTTCGCCCATTGCCTTCACTGATGAAGATGTAGAGTGGATTTTGACACAAAGTTGCTGCTGGCCACTGTTGTTACAAATTCTGTGTAGAGAAAAATTATTTAACTTAGAAGAAGGGGAGAATGATGATAACTGGCGTGAGGAAGGATTACAACAAATCAAACCATTTACTCATTTATTAGATTCATAA
- a CDS encoding nSTAND1 domain-containing NTPase, translating into MTSPQLPPNAYTNAPQQHPNLIIGSLQLFFWLIFRPSAWRNHLKRIDLNLESNSSLSILLGQGRWRNLALWRFFIQAYFILPILANLLLGLVLWVLGEPIANIAFCVGLGVAIGVVIGVNFSMERSVGVTINSWQTVLFFPFITVWNHLLYRLEKIRNAKSPCLFRYHSAFWDELQYLHLRGLDKYLLFVIEHNPVEGEAALGYLSITPQSWAVQAAQIELDLRSLEGCKNMKDIRQVNCNLIFGESLISQFLDDAFNHAGIHNQRIALRVFVEHLNEYLPSFGEQYDFRFRSIAKSWREIILNYVEELAKVTELRQEIDSPYIIGVPLTEEQKIFMGRNDIGTRIEQLLRDRRRPPLLLYGQRRMGKTSLLNNIGKLLPNSIIPMFVDLQGAPSSASDHAGFLYNLARDMEKSAKKQGVTLPSLAREMLQSDPFTYFDEWLDKVEQALEQNTALLALDEFEVLDNAIAKGRFDEQDVLGMLRHLIQHRPRFKVLLAGSHTIEEYQRWASYLINVQVVHISYLKEAEARQLIERPVKDFTLRYEPDAVERVLQLTRCHPFLVQLLCAEIVVLKNEQDPSIRRLATLANVEAAIPEALQSGGFFFADIQNNQVDATGQAILRFIAAQGEGAIVSRQTLLQEFPDADITFHLLLQRELIEEVDDGYGFQVELIRRWFV; encoded by the coding sequence TTGACTTCACCACAACTTCCCCCCAACGCCTACACCAACGCACCCCAACAGCACCCCAACTTAATCATCGGGAGCCTGCAACTGTTTTTCTGGCTCATTTTCCGCCCCTCAGCTTGGCGTAACCACCTTAAGCGCATTGACCTTAATCTAGAATCAAACTCCTCTCTGAGTATCTTGTTAGGACAAGGCCGATGGCGAAATCTGGCTTTGTGGAGATTTTTCATCCAGGCATACTTTATATTACCTATCCTAGCTAACTTACTGCTGGGCTTAGTGTTATGGGTGTTGGGTGAACCAATCGCAAATATAGCTTTTTGCGTGGGATTAGGTGTGGCGATAGGTGTGGTAATAGGAGTGAATTTCAGCATGGAGAGAAGCGTAGGAGTAACTATTAATTCATGGCAGACTGTTCTATTCTTTCCATTTATCACTGTTTGGAATCATCTACTTTATAGATTAGAAAAAATACGTAATGCTAAAAGCCCTTGTTTATTTCGCTACCACTCTGCTTTCTGGGATGAGTTGCAGTATTTACACCTGCGTGGCTTGGATAAATACCTCCTTTTTGTCATTGAACATAACCCAGTTGAAGGAGAAGCAGCCTTAGGATACTTGAGTATTACTCCCCAAAGTTGGGCTGTTCAAGCTGCTCAAATTGAACTAGATTTACGCAGTTTAGAAGGCTGTAAGAATATGAAAGATATTCGTCAGGTTAATTGCAATCTAATATTTGGTGAAAGCCTTATTAGCCAGTTTTTAGACGATGCATTTAATCATGCTGGTATTCACAATCAGCGCATAGCTCTTAGGGTTTTTGTAGAGCATTTGAATGAATACTTGCCGAGCTTTGGTGAACAATATGATTTTCGTTTCCGTTCAATTGCCAAAAGTTGGCGTGAGATAATACTCAACTATGTAGAAGAATTAGCTAAAGTTACTGAACTGCGCCAAGAAATTGACTCGCCTTACATTATCGGTGTACCCCTCACTGAGGAGCAAAAAATTTTCATGGGGCGTAATGACATTGGCACACGCATCGAGCAACTACTGCGCGATCGCCGTCGCCCACCTTTGCTACTATATGGTCAGCGACGCATGGGTAAAACTTCCCTCCTCAACAACATCGGAAAGTTACTACCCAATTCCATCATCCCCATGTTTGTAGACTTACAAGGCGCACCTTCATCAGCCAGTGACCATGCAGGTTTTCTCTATAATCTGGCTAGAGATATGGAGAAGTCAGCGAAAAAGCAAGGTGTAACTCTACCGTCCCTAGCCCGCGAAATGCTACAATCTGACCCTTTCACCTATTTCGATGAATGGCTAGATAAAGTAGAACAGGCTCTAGAACAAAATACCGCCTTACTAGCGTTAGATGAATTCGAGGTGCTAGACAACGCCATAGCCAAAGGTCGCTTTGATGAACAGGATGTTTTGGGAATGCTGCGTCACCTCATCCAACATCGTCCCCGCTTCAAGGTGTTACTGGCTGGCTCTCATACTATCGAAGAATATCAGCGCTGGGCTAGTTATCTAATTAATGTCCAAGTGGTGCATATCTCCTACCTCAAAGAAGCGGAAGCACGACAATTAATTGAACGTCCCGTCAAAGATTTTACCCTGCGCTATGAACCTGACGCGGTTGAGCGAGTGTTGCAACTCACCCGTTGTCACCCATTCTTAGTACAACTACTCTGTGCGGAAATTGTCGTACTCAAAAACGAGCAAGACCCCTCTATCCGGCGATTGGCAACCTTAGCCAATGTCGAAGCAGCGATACCAGAAGCTTTGCAAAGTGGGGGCTTTTTCTTTGCTGATATTCAAAACAACCAAGTAGACGCTACTGGACAAGCTATTCTACGTTTTATTGCCGCTCAAGGGGAAGGGGCTATAGTTAGCCGCCAAACTCTATTGCAAGAGTTTCCTGATGCTGATATTACTTTCCACTTGCTGTTACAACGTGAGTTAATTGAGGAAGTTGACGACGGCTATGGCTTCCAGGTGGAGTTGATTCGCCGTTGGTTTGTTTGA